Proteins encoded in a region of the Deefgea piscis genome:
- a CDS encoding LysE family translocator yields METLFTGILLSLSLCLDIGMVNVAMIDVAMKHGRRAGFILGLGSCFADLFYAILALLGMRYLLQFPAVQWVTWLGGGSILIYLAWKMAKEALQDAQRAETAHPPLPPKHHLFGRGLMLALASPTSILWFAAVGGALIAQATDGSWFSSAEFLLGFFIGGVAWSLGIVMASHHGGQVMGNRFKQACHAISALLYVYFAVLVLRNGYLALWLN; encoded by the coding sequence ATGGAAACACTTTTTACCGGTATTTTGCTGTCTTTATCACTGTGCTTAGATATAGGCATGGTGAATGTCGCAATGATTGATGTCGCCATGAAGCATGGCCGCCGTGCTGGCTTTATTTTGGGACTTGGTTCTTGTTTTGCCGATTTGTTCTACGCCATTTTAGCGCTGCTTGGCATGCGCTATTTATTGCAGTTTCCTGCCGTGCAATGGGTCACTTGGCTCGGTGGCGGCAGCATTTTGATTTATCTGGCGTGGAAAATGGCCAAAGAAGCATTACAAGACGCCCAACGTGCCGAAACCGCCCATCCGCCCCTGCCCCCCAAGCATCATTTATTTGGCCGTGGACTGATGCTGGCCTTGGCCTCACCGACGTCGATTTTATGGTTTGCCGCCGTCGGCGGTGCGCTGATCGCGCAAGCCACCGATGGCTCTTGGTTCAGTAGCGCGGAATTTTTACTCGGCTTTTTTATTGGTGGCGTCGCGTGGAGCCTAGGAATTGTAATGGCCAGCCACCACGGCGGCCAAGTGATGGGCAATCGCTTTAAGCAAGCTTGCCATGCGATTTCGGCGCTGCTGTATGTGTATTTTGCCGTGCTCGTGCTACGTAATGGTTATCTGGCCCTCTGGCTGAACTAG
- a CDS encoding TrkH family potassium uptake protein — protein MQLAQKLLPTVNIVARVSILFSLSLLVPIAMAWWRQDAALLPFIQALIGLQLFSISLFLLTRHYRRELLPRDGFILAVGLWTALPAVAAVPLMLYDPQMSFTNAYFETMSALSTTGATVMVGLDHLPQSINLWRHLLNWLGGMGIIVLAVAIFPLLGVGGMQLFKAETPGPIKDSKLTPRIHETARNLWLIYTGLTVLCALLLRWVGGMSWFDAVCHAFAALSLGGFSTYDASVGFFNSPLIEAILMLFMLLAATNFATHYFALSGRKLSVYWHDSEFKAMLLLIASSIAGLSGFLVWQQTYPDLLTALRHVSFNLISIATDCGFASVDFGQWPIFAPLVMLLLSSITACAGSTGGGIKMIRTIIQTREVGRQMSLLLHPQGIHPLRVNGQIIPNSILASVMGFIFLYFTSIVVLTFALLVSGLDFISSFSAIIACINNAGPGLGEVGPASNYSGLSDFQTWVCSFAMLLGRLEIFSVLILFTRAFWRS, from the coding sequence ATGCAATTGGCACAAAAATTATTACCCACCGTCAATATCGTCGCTCGCGTCTCGATCTTGTTTTCTCTGAGTCTATTGGTGCCGATTGCAATGGCATGGTGGCGTCAAGACGCGGCTTTACTGCCTTTCATCCAAGCGTTGATTGGTTTGCAGCTGTTTAGCATCAGCTTATTTTTACTCACTCGGCATTACCGGCGAGAGCTATTACCGCGCGATGGTTTTATTTTGGCCGTGGGCCTGTGGACGGCGCTACCTGCCGTAGCGGCAGTGCCATTGATGCTATACGACCCGCAAATGTCATTTACCAATGCGTACTTTGAAACAATGTCGGCGCTATCCACTACCGGTGCCACGGTCATGGTGGGCTTAGACCATTTGCCTCAATCGATTAATTTATGGCGACACCTACTTAATTGGCTAGGGGGTATGGGTATCATTGTGTTGGCTGTTGCGATCTTCCCGCTATTAGGGGTGGGGGGTATGCAATTATTTAAAGCCGAAACCCCAGGTCCAATTAAAGACAGCAAGCTCACGCCACGCATTCATGAAACCGCCCGCAATCTGTGGCTGATTTATACGGGCCTCACGGTATTGTGCGCACTGCTACTGCGTTGGGTGGGTGGCATGAGCTGGTTTGATGCGGTGTGTCACGCTTTTGCGGCACTCAGTCTTGGCGGGTTTTCTACTTATGATGCTAGCGTTGGCTTTTTTAATTCGCCGCTGATTGAGGCGATTTTGATGCTGTTTATGCTGTTAGCAGCAACTAATTTTGCCACCCATTACTTTGCCTTATCCGGTCGCAAGCTTTCGGTGTATTGGCACGACTCTGAATTCAAAGCCATGCTGTTGCTGATTGCATCGAGCATTGCCGGTTTAAGTGGCTTTTTAGTCTGGCAGCAAACCTATCCAGATTTGCTCACGGCATTACGCCATGTTTCCTTTAATTTGATTTCAATTGCCACCGATTGCGGCTTTGCCAGCGTCGATTTTGGTCAATGGCCGATTTTTGCCCCCTTAGTCATGCTGCTATTGTCATCGATTACGGCGTGTGCCGGCTCAACTGGTGGCGGGATTAAAATGATTCGTACCATTATCCAAACGCGTGAAGTTGGTCGGCAAATGTCATTGCTGCTGCACCCACAGGGGATTCACCCATTACGCGTTAACGGCCAAATCATTCCCAATTCGATTTTGGCTTCGGTAATGGGCTTTATCTTTTTATATTTCACCAGCATTGTGGTGCTCACTTTTGCCTTACTGGTCTCGGGCTTGGATTTTATTTCCAGCTTTAGCGCCATTATTGCCTGTATCAATAATGCCGGCCCAGGACTTGGTGAAGTGGGTCCTGCTAGTAATTACTCCGGCCTCAGTGATTTTCAAACTTGGGTGTGCAGCTTTGCAATGCTCTTGGGGCGGCTAGAAATTTTCTCAGTTTTAATTTTATTTACTCGGGCTTTTTGGCGGAGTTAA
- the trkA gene encoding Trk system potassium transporter TrkA, which produces MPNILILGAGRVGSSVAEQLVHERYNVTIVDNDASLLKPLADRLDLRTLLGSANSPKTLIAAGIEDTDLLLAVTPYDEVNIVACKIAHDLFNVPIRLARIREQDLLSYPSLFNDSGFAVNHVITPAQIVTDYLVSLIETTEALQVLEFADGLAKMIAVRVEAGSQMDGQDLAYLARKLNPTECRVVSIYRSNQRLKPNGQVSLKSGDEVFFLAASRDVSRVMSEFCTQIKPIRRITICGGGNVGYRLAKQIEKRYAIKLIESNRDRAQWLAEHLTDCLILHGQATDEDLLENEQVDRCDLFLALTSDDEDNIMSSLLAKQMGARRVVSIINRSRYVDLLQGGKIDVALSPAQITIGALLAHVRQGDIVAVHSLRRGEAEAIELIAHGTPDTSKVIGRKIEDIKLPQGADLAAVIRDNTVLMAHHDTVILNNDHVILFIDNKSHIRDVEKLFAVSLGFF; this is translated from the coding sequence TTGCCCAATATTTTAATTTTAGGTGCCGGACGAGTCGGCTCTTCGGTCGCCGAACAACTGGTGCATGAACGCTACAACGTCACCATCGTAGATAACGATGCCAGCCTACTCAAACCACTGGCTGATCGCCTGGATTTACGCACCTTATTAGGCTCGGCCAATAGCCCCAAAACCCTCATCGCCGCCGGCATTGAAGATACCGATCTACTACTGGCAGTTACGCCTTATGATGAGGTCAATATTGTCGCGTGTAAAATCGCCCACGATTTATTTAATGTGCCAATTCGCTTAGCGCGAATCCGCGAGCAAGACCTACTGAGCTACCCAAGTCTGTTTAACGACAGCGGTTTTGCCGTTAATCACGTCATCACCCCTGCGCAAATTGTCACCGACTATTTAGTCAGCCTGATTGAAACCACTGAAGCATTGCAAGTTTTAGAATTTGCCGATGGCTTAGCCAAAATGATCGCCGTTCGCGTTGAAGCCGGCTCGCAAATGGATGGGCAAGATTTAGCCTATCTCGCTCGAAAACTCAATCCAACCGAGTGCCGCGTGGTATCGATTTATCGCAGCAATCAACGCTTAAAGCCCAACGGACAAGTGAGCTTAAAATCTGGCGACGAGGTGTTTTTTCTGGCCGCAAGTCGTGATGTCAGTCGCGTGATGAGTGAGTTTTGTACTCAAATCAAACCCATACGCCGCATCACCATTTGTGGCGGTGGCAATGTCGGCTACCGGCTGGCTAAACAGATCGAAAAACGCTATGCCATCAAATTGATCGAAAGTAATCGCGATCGCGCGCAATGGCTGGCTGAACATCTCACTGATTGCTTAATTTTGCACGGCCAAGCCACCGATGAAGACTTACTCGAAAACGAGCAAGTGGATCGCTGCGATTTATTTTTGGCACTCACATCTGACGATGAAGACAATATCATGTCGTCTTTACTCGCCAAGCAAATGGGCGCGCGTCGCGTGGTGTCAATTATCAACCGCTCGCGCTACGTTGATTTATTGCAAGGCGGCAAAATTGATGTTGCGCTCTCGCCAGCGCAAATCACCATAGGCGCACTACTGGCCCATGTTCGGCAAGGCGATATCGTAGCAGTGCATAGCCTACGTCGCGGCGAAGCCGAGGCCATTGAACTCATCGCCCATGGCACGCCAGACACCTCCAAAGTCATTGGTCGTAAAATCGAGGATATCAAATTGCCGCAAGGCGCTGATTTAGCGGCAGTGATTCGCGATAACACCGTCTTAATGGCGCATCACGACACGGTGATTCTCAATAACGACCATGTGATTTTATTTATTGATAATAAAAGCCATATTCGTGACGTTGAGAAATTGTTTGCGGTTTCATTAGGGTTTTTCTAA
- a CDS encoding sigma-54-dependent transcriptional regulator has protein sequence MANQDILIVDDEIGIRELLSEILLDEGYSVALAENAEAARKYRNQGEPRLVLLDIWMPDTDGVTLLKEWARNGQLTMPVVMMSGHATVDTAVEATRIGALDFLEKPIGLQKLLATVKRAFSQPVNQVKPNQGLQSLGNSPAITALREALDQVASQTLPITLTGEPGSGFETCARHLTRPNTPFISPSSNEELALPPQDLLNRATGGTIFVRDIAWLDRKAQTGLLNLLPKLDKYKIRLVTASSRPLDQLIGQCEPELLRQLTQIILAVPPLRAHAEDVPAMAEVLLAQTVTSNKLGPRRFSKSALQLLSQQDWPGNIDQLANVVKSLALTGRDGDIDILPVSRLLTQLSPNSQEATLGVTQQAMPLPQIDLDLPLREARDQFERFYLERQIELSNGNMSRVAERIGLERTHLYRKLKQLGIQMPRKQRIAEEQ, from the coding sequence GTGGCTAATCAAGATATTTTAATCGTCGACGACGAAATCGGCATCCGCGAACTTCTATCTGAAATCTTGCTGGATGAAGGGTATAGCGTTGCACTCGCTGAAAATGCAGAGGCTGCACGCAAATACCGTAACCAAGGTGAACCTCGTTTGGTGCTTCTGGACATCTGGATGCCCGACACCGATGGCGTGACACTACTCAAAGAATGGGCGCGTAACGGCCAACTCACCATGCCCGTCGTGATGATGTCAGGCCATGCCACCGTGGATACTGCGGTGGAAGCGACTCGGATTGGGGCGCTTGATTTTCTTGAAAAACCGATCGGCCTGCAAAAGCTACTGGCTACCGTCAAACGCGCTTTTTCGCAACCTGTGAATCAGGTAAAGCCGAATCAGGGTTTGCAGAGCCTCGGTAATAGCCCAGCGATTACCGCGCTGCGCGAGGCGCTTGACCAGGTTGCAAGCCAAACCCTGCCCATCACATTAACCGGCGAACCAGGATCCGGTTTTGAAACGTGTGCACGGCATTTAACCCGCCCTAACACGCCGTTTATTTCACCAAGCTCTAACGAAGAACTCGCCTTGCCACCGCAAGACTTGCTCAATCGCGCCACGGGCGGCACCATCTTTGTTCGTGATATCGCGTGGCTAGATCGTAAAGCGCAAACCGGCTTACTCAATTTGCTACCTAAGTTGGACAAATACAAAATCCGCTTAGTCACCGCATCTAGTCGGCCACTCGATCAGCTCATTGGTCAGTGCGAACCTGAATTGCTACGCCAACTCACCCAGATTATTCTGGCCGTACCGCCTCTACGAGCCCATGCTGAAGACGTTCCAGCCATGGCCGAAGTTTTATTGGCACAAACGGTCACCAGCAATAAACTGGGCCCACGGCGCTTTTCTAAATCAGCTTTACAATTACTGAGCCAACAAGATTGGCCAGGTAATATTGATCAGCTGGCCAATGTGGTGAAAAGTCTCGCCCTCACGGGTCGCGATGGTGATATTGATATCTTGCCGGTCAGCCGCCTGCTCACTCAGTTGTCGCCCAACTCGCAAGAAGCGACGCTTGGTGTCACTCAGCAAGCCATGCCACTACCGCAAATCGATCTTGATTTACCATTGCGTGAAGCGCGAGATCAATTTGAGCGGTTTTATTTAGAACGCCAAATTGAATTATCCAACGGAAATATGAGTCGTGTTGCCGAACGAATCGGCTTAGAGCGCACCCATCTTTACCGGAAACTAAAACAATTAGGCATTCAAATGCCGCGTAAGCAACGCATCGCTGAAGAGCAATAA
- a CDS encoding sensor histidine kinase, whose product MKKLLIFLGVLGTILLFLLASASGNTSESSQYYKLILALNALLLIALAVLVGSRLTQLLKRVRSKVFGSRLTIRMVLMFSLVAVLPGALVYTLSVQFLNRSIETWFDVRVDNALDRGLNLGHNAIDYQLNDLHRKASVIAWDIHDNNLSALLERLSKLRDQTGVQEITLFDNNGQVHAHIGNEYANLVPSLPDRKIITEAARSSYKAIESDPVNGLMMRVIVQLPGSEFSNRVKLLQLLQPVPKQLAQDAELVEQVRSEYKQLSQSREGLKLIFSLTLTMALTMALLGALALAIYLSDKLAAPLSVLAAGTRAVAQGDFTQQHPVISRDELGILTHSFNRMTRQLSDARDTLEHNQAEQAEAKAYVEAILASLSAGVLSLDEDWHLQSANHSALRILGLDPSRIGDLPLSKWNQAYPNLTAFFAHTIHGFLSDDEVWQRQIELDAEKRVLLVRGTRLTQKIDGSDDLHGYVMVFDDITELLSAQRDAAWGEVARRLAHEIKNPLTPIQLSAERMEMKLVEKLDPAGADFLRRNTQTIVKQVAALKQMVDAFRDYARKPSGKKRPLDLIQLLNEVLVLYEASPIMLDFKVHGPLMVNGDPTHLRQVIHNLLQNAQDAITDAAEQRICLLVEKDEKWARLYIEDSGKGFPAELLPRVFEPYVTSKAKGTGLGLAIVKKIIEEHHGRVQVGNSTGAFVRIELPLWEETTSG is encoded by the coding sequence ATGAAAAAACTATTAATTTTTCTCGGCGTTTTGGGTACGATTTTATTATTTCTTTTGGCATCGGCCTCGGGAAATACCTCCGAATCTTCGCAATACTACAAACTGATTTTAGCGCTCAACGCCCTACTGTTGATCGCACTTGCCGTTTTGGTGGGCTCTCGACTCACCCAATTACTCAAACGAGTAAGAAGCAAAGTTTTTGGTTCTCGGCTCACCATTCGTATGGTGTTGATGTTTTCCTTGGTCGCGGTACTACCGGGCGCCTTGGTTTACACGCTTTCAGTGCAATTTTTAAATCGCTCCATCGAAACGTGGTTTGACGTTCGGGTGGATAACGCGCTGGATCGCGGGCTGAATTTGGGCCATAACGCGATTGATTACCAGCTCAATGACTTGCACCGCAAAGCCAGCGTCATCGCATGGGACATTCACGACAATAACCTCAGTGCTTTATTAGAGCGACTCTCCAAACTACGCGATCAAACTGGCGTTCAAGAAATCACGCTGTTTGATAATAATGGCCAAGTACACGCCCATATTGGCAATGAATACGCCAACTTAGTTCCTAGCCTACCCGATAGAAAAATCATTACCGAAGCGGCTCGGAGCAGCTACAAAGCCATTGAATCCGACCCCGTCAATGGCTTGATGATGCGCGTCATCGTGCAATTACCCGGCAGTGAGTTCTCCAATCGGGTCAAACTTTTGCAATTGCTGCAGCCGGTGCCCAAGCAATTAGCGCAAGACGCCGAATTAGTCGAGCAAGTTCGCAGTGAGTACAAGCAGCTCTCACAATCCAGAGAAGGCCTCAAGCTGATTTTTAGCCTCACACTCACCATGGCGCTAACGATGGCCCTACTGGGTGCTTTGGCCTTAGCGATTTACTTATCAGACAAACTTGCCGCACCGTTATCAGTTCTGGCCGCAGGCACCCGAGCGGTGGCCCAAGGCGATTTTACCCAGCAGCATCCCGTGATTAGCCGCGATGAACTCGGGATTTTGACCCACTCGTTTAACCGAATGACCCGGCAGCTCTCTGATGCTCGCGACACGCTAGAGCACAACCAAGCTGAACAAGCCGAAGCCAAAGCCTATGTTGAGGCGATTTTGGCTTCCTTATCGGCAGGGGTATTATCGCTAGACGAAGACTGGCACCTCCAATCGGCCAATCACAGTGCTTTACGAATTTTAGGTCTAGACCCCAGCCGAATCGGCGACTTGCCGCTCTCGAAATGGAATCAAGCCTACCCTAACCTTACCGCGTTTTTTGCCCATACCATTCATGGCTTTTTATCAGATGATGAAGTTTGGCAGCGCCAAATCGAGCTCGATGCAGAAAAACGTGTGCTGTTGGTGCGTGGTACCCGCTTAACGCAAAAAATCGACGGCAGTGATGATTTGCACGGCTACGTGATGGTGTTTGATGACATCACTGAACTGCTCTCAGCGCAGCGCGATGCGGCATGGGGTGAAGTGGCGCGCCGCCTAGCCCACGAGATCAAAAACCCACTCACGCCGATTCAGCTGTCAGCCGAACGAATGGAAATGAAGCTGGTTGAAAAACTCGACCCAGCTGGCGCTGACTTTTTGCGCCGTAACACGCAAACCATCGTCAAACAAGTCGCCGCGCTGAAACAAATGGTGGATGCCTTCCGTGATTATGCCCGTAAACCATCGGGTAAAAAGCGTCCGCTTGATTTGATACAATTACTAAATGAAGTACTGGTACTGTACGAAGCATCACCGATCATGCTCGACTTTAAAGTACACGGTCCTCTCATGGTCAATGGTGACCCAACGCATTTGCGGCAAGTAATTCATAACTTGCTACAAAACGCCCAGGATGCAATTACCGATGCTGCAGAGCAAAGGATTTGCCTTCTGGTGGAAAAAGACGAAAAATGGGCACGTCTTTATATTGAAGACAGCGGCAAAGGCTTTCCAGCTGAACTCTTGCCACGTGTTTTTGAGCCCTACGTTACATCAAAGGCCAAAGGTACAGGTCTAGGTTTAGCAATCGTGAAGAAAATTATCGAAGAACATCACGGGCGCGTTCAGGTGGGTAATTCCACCGGTGCATTTGTTAGGATCGAGCTGCCGCTCTGGGAGGAAACAACTAGTGGCTAA
- a CDS encoding DUF4390 domain-containing protein translates to MMVFITRSSLNRNWRYLLGILLLLCAYLAHAGSIKTIKSEVEFNGNHIELAGRYLVTLSPDIETALKNGLSLPFTYEFKLTKPKLYAWYRNFADSFNSTASITYRLSYQPLTRQYRLNTSGLTRSFNSAEEALVALSIIRGWTVLEGSNIDSDDFAGKIRFRLDHSLLPKSYQLTALGDEDWVLDSGWHELQRPVSTPSAEPVP, encoded by the coding sequence ATGATGGTTTTTATTACGCGCTCTTCTCTAAATCGTAATTGGCGATACCTGCTGGGTATCTTGCTGCTGCTATGCGCTTACTTAGCGCATGCCGGCAGCATTAAAACCATCAAATCTGAAGTTGAATTTAACGGCAATCATATCGAACTGGCGGGACGTTACTTAGTCACGTTATCGCCAGATATAGAAACCGCACTAAAAAATGGGCTTTCACTGCCATTTACCTACGAATTTAAACTGACAAAACCTAAGCTGTATGCTTGGTATCGCAATTTTGCCGATAGTTTTAATTCCACTGCCAGTATTACTTATCGCCTAAGTTACCAACCGCTCACCCGACAATATCGCCTCAATACTAGTGGACTCACCCGCAGCTTTAATAGCGCCGAAGAGGCACTGGTGGCGCTGAGTATTATTCGCGGCTGGACGGTACTTGAAGGCAGCAATATTGATAGCGACGATTTTGCTGGCAAAATTCGCTTTCGTTTAGATCATTCGCTATTACCCAAATCGTATCAACTCACCGCCTTAGGTGACGAAGACTGGGTGCTCGACTCTGGCTGGCATGAATTACAACGTCCCGTCAGCACACCCTCAGCCGAGCCTGTGCCATGA
- the rsmB gene encoding 16S rRNA (cytosine(967)-C(5))-methyltransferase RsmB encodes MFITQKLAGQTVAHVLAGQNLTEALNAVWRSNPNLESGQRGAIQDICYGTLRQLGLIEGILKQLLRSPLHEAELKALLLIAVYQLQFTRAASHTIVDHAVKVAAQTGSGFGKGLVNGVLRSFLRGKDELVRRAQANEVGLYSHPAWWIKTMKSAYPTEWEAILNANNQHPPMTLRVNPAHTTVNDYLALLTAANIEAIALDDSAISLKRPVSVDFLPHFFAGWVSVQDWGAQVAAKLLDLHDGQTVLDACAAPGGKTCHILETANVTLTALDNDATRLQRVKDNLNRINKTATLLQGDASAPDTWYDGQQFDRILADVPCSATGVTRRHPDIKWLRRNDDLAKFARQQAKILDALWPLVAPNGKLLYATCSVFPIENAASAEAFALRHPDAKRLELPASALPNGQSLDGQLLPTAEHDGFYYALFSKS; translated from the coding sequence ATGTTTATTACCCAAAAATTAGCCGGACAAACCGTGGCCCATGTTTTGGCCGGTCAAAATCTCACCGAAGCCCTCAATGCGGTCTGGCGCAGCAACCCCAACCTTGAATCGGGTCAGCGCGGCGCGATTCAAGACATTTGTTATGGCACTTTGCGCCAACTTGGTCTAATTGAAGGCATTCTCAAACAGCTCTTGCGTAGCCCTTTGCACGAGGCGGAACTCAAAGCACTTTTGCTTATTGCTGTATATCAATTGCAATTCACGCGTGCCGCATCGCACACCATTGTTGACCATGCCGTCAAAGTCGCCGCACAAACCGGCAGCGGCTTTGGTAAGGGCTTGGTCAATGGCGTTTTACGTAGCTTTTTACGCGGGAAAGACGAATTAGTCCGTCGTGCGCAAGCCAATGAAGTGGGTTTGTATTCACACCCAGCGTGGTGGATTAAAACCATGAAATCGGCCTACCCAACAGAATGGGAAGCCATTTTAAATGCCAATAATCAACACCCGCCGATGACCCTGCGCGTCAATCCAGCGCATACCACGGTAAATGACTACTTGGCACTATTGACCGCCGCCAATATTGAAGCGATTGCCCTTGATGACTCGGCCATTAGTTTAAAGCGCCCGGTGAGTGTTGACTTTTTACCACACTTTTTTGCCGGCTGGGTTTCAGTGCAAGATTGGGGCGCACAAGTTGCGGCTAAGTTACTGGATTTACACGATGGACAGACCGTACTTGACGCTTGCGCCGCGCCTGGCGGCAAGACTTGTCATATTCTAGAGACTGCCAACGTCACCCTCACTGCGCTGGATAATGATGCAACGCGTCTGCAACGCGTTAAAGACAACCTAAATCGCATCAACAAAACCGCCACCTTACTACAAGGCGACGCTTCTGCCCCCGATACTTGGTACGATGGTCAGCAATTTGATAGAATACTTGCCGATGTACCTTGCTCGGCAACTGGAGTTACGCGTCGCCATCCTGACATTAAATGGTTGCGCCGCAATGATGACTTGGCAAAATTCGCGCGGCAACAGGCAAAAATCCTGGATGCGCTATGGCCACTCGTAGCGCCAAACGGCAAACTCCTGTACGCTACGTGCTCAGTTTTTCCTATAGAAAATGCCGCTTCAGCCGAGGCTTTTGCGCTCCGTCATCCCGATGCAAAGCGCTTAGAATTACCCGCGAGCGCATTACCGAATGGCCAGTCACTTGATGGCCAGTTATTACCCACCGCGGAACATGATGGTTTTTATTACGCGCTCTTCTCTAAATCGTAA
- the htpX gene encoding zinc metalloprotease HtpX, giving the protein MDNWFKTTMLMAAILALFMMIGGLIGGKSGMLMALIFGGGMNIFAYWNSDKMVLKMYNAHQVDARSAPELYTMVEELARNAGLPMPKVFVIDEDQPNAFATGRNPENAAVAATTGIMRALSYRELRGVMAHELAHVQHRDILISTISATMAGAISALANFAMLFGGRDSNGHSINPIARIAVAMLAPLAASVIQMAISRAREFEADAGGARISGDPAALADALTKIEAFASGIPMHAAEAHPETAQMMIVNPLHGGGLQNLFRTHPLTSERVARLRHMAQQNIRYTG; this is encoded by the coding sequence ATGGATAACTGGTTTAAAACCACGATGCTAATGGCCGCGATTTTGGCCTTGTTTATGATGATTGGTGGCTTAATCGGCGGCAAAAGCGGCATGTTAATGGCGCTGATTTTTGGTGGCGGCATGAATATTTTCGCTTACTGGAACTCCGACAAAATGGTGCTCAAAATGTATAACGCGCATCAAGTCGATGCGCGAAGTGCCCCTGAGCTTTACACCATGGTCGAAGAGCTCGCGCGCAATGCGGGTCTGCCGATGCCAAAAGTCTTTGTGATTGATGAAGACCAACCCAATGCATTTGCCACTGGGCGCAATCCTGAAAATGCCGCCGTTGCCGCAACAACCGGCATTATGCGGGCGCTCAGTTATCGCGAGTTACGCGGTGTGATGGCGCATGAATTAGCGCACGTACAGCATCGCGATATTTTAATTTCAACCATTTCTGCAACGATGGCTGGCGCCATTTCTGCACTGGCTAATTTTGCCATGCTATTTGGCGGCCGCGATAGCAACGGACACAGCATCAATCCCATCGCACGAATTGCGGTTGCCATGCTGGCACCATTGGCCGCCAGTGTGATTCAAATGGCGATCTCTCGAGCGCGTGAATTTGAAGCCGATGCCGGTGGCGCGCGCATTTCTGGCGACCCTGCGGCGCTGGCTGATGCCTTAACTAAAATTGAAGCTTTTGCGAGTGGCATTCCAATGCACGCCGCTGAAGCACACCCTGAAACCGCCCAGATGATGATTGTGAATCCACTGCACGGTGGTGGCTTACAAAATTTATTTCGTACCCACCCACTCACCAGTGAACGGGTGGCACGCCTGCGCCATATGGCACAACAAAATATCAGGTACACCGGATAG
- the fmt gene encoding methionyl-tRNA formyltransferase, with protein sequence MKIIFAGTPDFAAEALKALISAGHEIVLVLTQPDRPSGRGMKLTPSAVKVVAQAHQIPVYQPEKLRTTEQQAPLMGIEADVMVVAAYGLILPQVILDLPRLGCLNIHASLLPRWRGAAPIQRAIMAGDTETGITIMQMDAGLDTGDMLTVHITPIAHDDNAQTLHDKLAQQGASAIVSALAQLPDLTPMPQPETGVCYAEKLKKEEAQIDWTQSASQLALKIRAFNPFPSAQTTLDGASLKLWQASAIAGQGAAGTLIATEKDALIIACGEGALRVTELQKAGGKRLSAAAFLSGSPLAIGQQLGA encoded by the coding sequence ATGAAAATTATATTTGCAGGCACGCCAGACTTTGCGGCTGAAGCACTCAAAGCATTGATTAGCGCAGGGCACGAGATTGTATTGGTCCTCACGCAACCCGATCGCCCCAGTGGCCGTGGCATGAAACTCACGCCATCAGCCGTCAAAGTGGTCGCCCAAGCGCACCAAATCCCGGTGTATCAACCCGAAAAACTACGTACGACTGAGCAACAAGCGCCTTTAATGGGTATCGAGGCCGACGTTATGGTGGTTGCAGCTTACGGCCTTATACTGCCACAAGTCATTCTCGACCTACCCCGCCTTGGCTGCCTAAATATCCATGCCTCACTCCTGCCGCGCTGGCGTGGTGCTGCGCCGATTCAACGGGCGATCATGGCGGGCGACACCGAAACCGGCATCACCATTATGCAAATGGACGCAGGGCTCGATACTGGCGACATGCTCACTGTCCACATCACACCGATTGCGCACGATGACAACGCGCAAACCTTGCATGACAAGCTAGCGCAACAAGGCGCGAGCGCTATTGTGAGTGCTTTGGCGCAACTGCCAGATTTAACGCCAATGCCTCAGCCTGAGACTGGCGTTTGCTACGCTGAAAAACTCAAAAAAGAAGAAGCCCAAATCGACTGGACGCAATCGGCCAGTCAGTTAGCGCTAAAAATTCGTGCTTTCAACCCCTTCCCTAGTGCGCAAACAACGTTAGATGGCGCAAGCCTCAAGCTCTGGCAAGCCAGTGCCATTGCAGGCCAAGGCGCTGCAGGCACATTGATTGCCACTGAGAAAGACGCGTTGATTATTGCTTGCGGTGAGGGCGCGCTACGCGTCACTGAACTCCAAAAAGCGGGCGGCAAGCGCCTTAGCGCAGCGGCTTTTTTAAGTGGCTCGCCACTCGCGATCGGTCAGCAATTGGGTGCTTAA